The DNA sequence TTCATCGATAAAAAagtaaataagtaaataaaggCATAGTGACGCAAAGCATTGTTTATTAAAAGTGCCTTTGTGcaggtttttaaaattttgtttaatcaatgtatatattttagaaaGTAAAAGTAGGATCATGCTGGGTAAGAAGATTATAGAATAGACATCTGTCTGATTTACAGACATtttcaatatgattttcctttgtTTTACAGGCATTTTCACAATGAGTTTCTGTCAATTTGGTTTTCTACTGTTGCTAGCGTGCACCGTGCTGGCTGGATCGTCGTCGCCTTCTCTTCTGGAATCGGCTTTTCCTTCTCACTACGACGAAAATCGAAGAAGAGAAATAATTCAGGCTTTTGAGAAAACCTTCTTACATCTGTTTGGATTGAAGGAACGACCAAAGCCAAAGAAAGATACTTTTATTCCACAGTATTTGTTAGAGTTATATGAAAAACACAGCGAGGACCCAGATTCTCTTGGAGATAGCGTCAATGTCAAAAGACGAGGCGCGGGTTCCGCCAACACTGTTAGAAGTTTTCTTCataaaggtaaaaataaaagaattttacCTCCTTTCTTGGAAACTCTTACAAAACGGTTCCTTAACTTTCATAAAAAAGACGGTTGGTTAAATAAACTTGACTATATCAACCATGACATTCCATTCCATGTatagatgaaaatgaaataaaattctgcttataGATGATACCAATATTACACCAACActacttttattatttaaaatgtGACAAAGAACTATTTTTCAATTccgaaaaagttaaaaatatatcaattataatttaCTAAATATATTTAACCTGATTTACATACTTTTGTGTGAAATTTACGAGgattaaatgaattatgaataATAGACATGGAATCAATAGAAAGACATATGGCTTTTGTAGTTGTTTTTAAGTAATTAAAAACATACAGACGAACATCACTAGTCtggaaagatatatttttaattgaaaccACAAATGCATGTAGATTCATAATGTGGCATCAGACCTAGTGCATATCTTATTAACCTTTATCAACTGTTGTATATACGAAATCAGAGCCTTAATACGAAGATTATGATCAATTTCTTCTTCTTATCACAGAATTGACCACTGACGTCATCAGTATGGCAGGATGCGGGGAGCACAACTGTGCCCATTTCTACTTCAACGTATCATCCATTCCTATGGAGGAATCATTAACTGGTGCTGAGCTAAGACTCTTTGTTGATCAAAATAACGACACAAAAAATCCAGTCGGAAACAGGAAACAGTTCAGACATAAAATAGAAATTCACGAGGTTCTTCAACCGGAAACCCAAAATTCTGAAGCCATAACTAGGCTGCTGGATGTGCGTCACGTGGGAGGAAGAAATGCATCTTGGGAATCTTTTGACATTCACCCAGCAGTattaaaatggaaaaagaatCCTCATTCAAATCATGGATTAAAAGTTCGTGTattacaatttaaaaacaaaccgTCCACAGACTCCATTAAACACGTGCGTTTACGACGTGACGTAGAAAGTGTGGAGGAAGAGAGGCACAAAAGACCTCTGTTGGTGACTTTCACGGACGATAACCGTGGGTCACGGACTAAGCGAGCCACCAgtgataaaacaaaaaaagttagaaaaaataggaaaaatagaaaaaataaaaagcGAAGGAGaaatagaaagaaaaacaatagaaagaataaAACAAAGAGGAAAAAGTATAACGACCAGTGTCGAAGGAAGGAGTTAAATGTAGATTTTAAAGCCGTTGGGTGGAACGATTGGATATTCGCGCCACCCGGCTATAATGCGTATTACTGTGATGGTTCATGTCACTGGCCGTATGATGACCACATGAATGTGACAAACCATGCGATAGTCCAAGACTTAGTGAACTCCATAGACCCCAGGGCGGCCCCGAAGCCCTGTTGTGTACCCACAGAACTCAGTTCGCTCTCCTTATTATATACGGACGAACATGGCACAGTTGTGCTGAAAGTCTATCAAGACATGGTTGTAGAAGGATGCGGGTGCCGGTAGCCATGATAACTCTTTAAATTGTTATTGTTATTTGTTGTGATATTATTTATTTGCGAAAATGGATGAAAAAGTGTGTGTGTTCCGAAATATGGCTGTTCGGAAGTCAGCTTCATATTTGCTCATCTCCAATCTCCCATTCATTGACAATcatatcattattttcattttgcataaattgcattataaaataaaaaattattgttataatttcaaattatttatgTTCTCTTTTGTATTATTGTAATTCATGGTTTAAGTACAAAATGATGAAACAACCATTTcttctttctgtttttctttgaCAGCATTTAAAGGACACTCGGCAATGAAGAGACAATTTGATAACAAagtgagaaaaaaaatttaGTCTCCATAAGGttaatgtgaaaattttaaaagtattctttCTTATCAAGAACTGTTATGATCCTCCCTTAAAACTGGTTCATTTGGTTAACTTTTAATTTAACGCTTATGTTGGGAGACTAGCAGACGGACTAAAGGTTACAAATTGTTTTTCTTCTGGCATGCAAATGAGAACATGTAATTAGACGACCATAGGAGAGCTGTAAACTGGTTTTTACGTCAGATCTcttattaattttgtaaagcAGACATTCCTTCAGTCTATCATGTTTCAAATCAATGTATGATTATGACTGAAGTAATAATCATTTAGGAGAAAATTAAAGATGTACTTTACTGAACTATCTTTAAATGTCAAACCACACCAAAAGTAGCATCTAGgcaatatgtatgtatatatatacaggtgaATATGTACCGTAATTCTGAGCAGGGATTTTGCGGCAGCTTGAAGAATGGAAGTGGTATTTTTATACACTTGTTACTAAATTGATATCTCCATTGAGGAAAATCAGGACAGGACAAATAAAAAGGAACTCGGGTCTTTCGTTTGTTTAGAGTGGTTATAAATCTTAGACTTGAGAAGATAGGGATTGGATGTCCCTTACGTAGTCTGAATCTGTTtgcatttatttgacaaaaaatGTAACACGGTCCTTCTAATACGTTCAATATTAGTTTTTGAATTCGGAGTGCAATAAAAATGTCAGTAAATGAAGTCGTAACGACTACCAGACAAACACAGAGAGTCCATACAAGTTCAATGTCGATTCATTTCCTTCTGATGAACAGCTGGGAAAGTAAATCACGTTTTAATATTCATCAGTGAGAATTGACAAAAAACGCCATTTGTATAGTAAAAGGATTTAGGACGTTAAATCTCATTTTTCGGAGATCtaacatgccataaatttgttCATGAAGACACTTTTCCCTTTGACAACATAAGCAGAACATGGGGAAGTAGGACGGTAGCCTCAGTGGGGATGACTTGAAAGATTTCGTCTTTTGCAGGTGTTGTCTTCTCTACCTGAGCGGCTTGCCCTGCGGCCATTATAGCTGTCGATCGTCACACGGGGGGCACGGTAGAGGGCGCAGAACATTCCTccactataaaatattttatggctaccTGTAAATTTATTAGTACTCGTGTTTCTTAAGATATATAAATCATACTATTCTTCCAAATCGAGTGGCGCTGTTACAGAAGGTTGATCCCTTCGTTGAACTCCTGAGTGGGTCCTCGTTATGTATAAAGAATATGCGATGTGGAAAGTTGTTATTaaggaatatgaaaaaaaaatcgttcCAACTGGTCAAACATAATCCCAACCTACAGCAGAGAAGAGAGGGCCGACCTTCCATTTGTTAAACATTTGGCTGTTGGTACATTTAAAATCAGGTGTCCCTCACTTATCTTTAGATCGCCAACTTGGCGCGGTTATTGAACACTTCAAAAATTtggaatatttgaaagtatgtcACTGGAAAAGTTGAGATGGTAATTTATACCTGGAGAGAAATGGTTAGCGCTGCTGAATGCTGAAGTGTGCGCTGAAGTACCGTCATTTGTGACGATTACAGGAACTACAGagtctttttaaaaaccattAAAATGACAAGTTGAAGAATAAGAAGGAAAAAGGGCGGTACGGAGGCTCAAGAACTTTCTGAGAGCCATGGAGTAGATTATAGCTAATTGAAGACTTTCTAAGGCGAATTAAATACCTAGTGCATGATACGAAACAACACAGACAAGCACATAAATATGTTTACTATGAGAATGAGCTAAACCGGAAGGGTAAAAAATACACGCAAACGACTGTATGTTTTATAAACCGTGGTCAAATGCTACTTGACTGAAAAGTAGTTAATCAAAGTCTCGTTCAAGCGAGACTAGCATCTCTAATGCGCTTTAATCCCACAAAACATCAAAGTTTCATTCATACATGAGTTTGGACCTCAATTCATGCACATTCCGATTAGATCAAAGTCCAACTGCGAACGagttaatttttaaattatgtctTTTAATCCGTATCATCAAAAGCGTTGAATTGCAAACAACAATTTGCAAATATGTTTTCTTGTTGGTTTAATGGACTCTAAGTCTTTTTGTAGTGATAAATGATTTTGATAATATCAggcatatttatatttaaaagcTTTCTGAAGCACAAAGAAATCCCAACCAACTCCTCGTGAATTCTAGATGTTTAATTCCCAGCCCCCTCTTATACCCGACATGCCTATTTGACTCCAGTATGCGAATAGCCACAGAAATAAAACCAGGCTTTATAAATTGACAATAAACCTTAAATTGCTTCTATTATATTTATCCCCGTCTTTTCACAAGTGTTCAATGGCGAAAAACCGTATATGCACAACGGAGtatcatttcaaaaatatgtttaaatcttaaagcattttattttatcaagcaAAACTAACTAGA is a window from the Ostrea edulis chromosome 5, xbOstEdul1.1, whole genome shotgun sequence genome containing:
- the LOC125651838 gene encoding bone morphogenetic protein 2-like, translating into MSFCQFGFLLLLACTVLAGSSSPSLLESAFPSHYDENRRREIIQAFEKTFLHLFGLKERPKPKKDTFIPQYLLELYEKHSEDPDSLGDSVNVKRRGAGSANTVRSFLHKELTTDVISMAGCGEHNCAHFYFNVSSIPMEESLTGAELRLFVDQNNDTKNPVGNRKQFRHKIEIHEVLQPETQNSEAITRLLDVRHVGGRNASWESFDIHPAVLKWKKNPHSNHGLKVRVLQFKNKPSTDSIKHVRLRRDVESVEEERHKRPLLVTFTDDNRGSRTKRATSDKTKKVRKNRKNRKNKKRRRNRKKNNRKNKTKRKKYNDQCRRKELNVDFKAVGWNDWIFAPPGYNAYYCDGSCHWPYDDHMNVTNHAIVQDLVNSIDPRAAPKPCCVPTELSSLSLLYTDEHGTVVLKVYQDMVVEGCGCR